The Carassius auratus strain Wakin chromosome 5, ASM336829v1, whole genome shotgun sequence genome includes a window with the following:
- the ccnb1 gene encoding G2/mitotic-specific cyclin-B1, which translates to MALRVTRNTRLASSENQGALPGKAAVANKPGLRPRAALGEIGNNPQTRQALRKKEVKVAPKVEAVAEKAPVVQQPKKESPKVQHDVQILSEPSSPVPMETSGCASDDLCQAFSDVMLNIKDVDADDYDNPMLCSEYVKDIYLYLRQLEIEQAVRPKYLEGSEVTGNMRAILIDWLVQVQIKFKLLQETMYMTVAVIDRFLQDHPVPKKQLQLVGVTAMFIASKYEEMYPPEIADFAFVTDRAYTTGQIRDMEMKILRVLDFSFGKPLPLQFLRRASKIGDVTAEHHTLAKYFLELTMVDYDMVHFPPSQVASAAYALTLKVFNCGDWTPTLQHYMGYTEDSLVPVMQHIARNVVRVNEGLSKHLAVKNKYSSQKQMRIASISQLKSSLIKDLAKQIS; encoded by the exons ATGGCTCTTCGTGTCACAAGG aacACCCGTCTGGCCAGCAGCGAGAATCAGGGCGCTCTGCCCGGGAAAGCAGCGGTCGCGAACAAGCCCGGACTCAGACCTCGGGCCGCGCTGGGGGAGATCGGCAACAATCCACAGACACGACAGGCTTTGAGGAAGAAG GAAGTGAAGGTTGCACCCAAGGTGGAGGCTGTGGCTGAGAAGGCACCTGTGGTTCAACAACCTAAAAAGGAGTCTCCTAAAGTTCAGCATGATGTCCAG ATTTTGTCCGAGCCCTCGTCTCCTGTTCCCATGGAGACCTCTGGCTGTGCTTCGGATGATCTGTGTCAGGCGTTCTCTGATGTTATGCTCAATATCAAGGACGTGGATGCAGATGACTATGATAATCCCATGCTTTGCAGTGAATATGTCAAGGACATCTATTTGTATCTCCGTCAGCTTGAG ATTGAGCAAGCTGTTAGGCCAAAGTATCTGGAAGGAAGTGAAGTTACAGGAAATATGCGTGCAATTCTCATTGACTGGCTTGTACAAGTCCAAATTAAGTTTAAGCTGCTTCAGGAGACCATGTACATGACTGTTGCAGTCATTGATCGCTTTCTTCAG gatCATCCAGTTCCAAAGAAGCAGCTCCAGCTTGTTGGTGTAACAGCCATGTTCATTGCCTCAAAGTATGAAGAGATGTACCCACCAGAGATTGCAGACTTTGCTTTTGTGACTGACCGTGCCTACACTACTGGTCAGATCCGTGATATGGAGATGAAAATCCTCAGAGTCCTCGACTTCAGTTTTGGGAAACCTCTGCCACTACAGTTCCTCAGGAGAGCCTCCAAGATTGGAGAC GTTACTGCAGAGCATCACACACTGGCCAAGTACTTCCTGGAGCTCACCATGGTCGACTATGATATGGTCCACTTTCCTCCCTCTCAGGTGGCTAGCGCAGCTTATGCCCTAACTCTGAAGGTCTTCAACTGTGGTGACTGG ACCCCTACTCTTCAGCATTATATGGGCTACACTGAGGATTCACTGGTTCCTGTGATGCAGCATATTGCCAGAAATGTTGTGAGAGTCAATGAGGGGCTTTCAAAGCATCTG GCTGTGAAGAACAAGTACTCCAGTCAAAAGCAGATGAGAATTGCTTCAATTTCTCAGCTTAAGTCATCCTTGATCAAGGACCTGGCCAAGCAAATCTCGTAG
- the slc30a5 gene encoding proton-coupled zinc antiporter SLC30A5 → MDEKYSSNVISGGKLGRVDAPNARLTRYIVLLYFTKLLKAFGIFESYDLLKVVHIVQFLFILKMGCAVILVFFQKPFSSGKMIPKRQWIKILKHAVMSCVISLLGFFGLTLCGPLRTLLLFEHSDLVVISLLSVLFTSSGGGPSKTRGAAFFIIAVICLLLFDNDDLMAKMAEHPEGHHDSALTHALYTGIAFLGVADHKGGVVLLVLALCLKVAFNTASRKLSVEIGGTKRLYALSNLVSAVVLLPWVIVLSATTESKVESWSGLILPFAMIIFSVMILDFYVESICMAKLETSRCARYGSIFLFLSGLLLANFWTHPLTDQLRAVSNPVHQSSTEHVLSGGVLVSACFFIMADSILSAPSSKGQKGTLVGYSPEGTPLYNFMGDALQHTSQSLPRFIKDSLKQILEEYDSRQIFYFLCLNLAFTFVELFYGVWTNSLGLISDGFHMLFDCSALVLGLFAALMTRWKATRIYSYGYGRVEILSGFINGLFLMVIAFFVFVESVTRLIDPPNINTDMLTPVSVGGLLVNLVGICAFSHAHSHGASKGSCSGHDHGHGHGSAEHSHGGHGHSHGGHGHSHGHGHSHGSAGGGMNANMRGVYLHVLADTLGSVGVIISTILIKQFGWLIADPICSLFIATLIFLSVIPLLKDACEVLLLRTPPQHEKDLNFALEKIQKIEGVLSYRDPHVWRHSASVIAGTIHLQLMSDVVEQRVIQQVSAVLKDAGVNNLTIQLEKEAYFQHMSGLSTGFHEVLTMTQQMESIKYYKDGTCIM, encoded by the exons ATGGACGAAAAATACAGCAGTAATGTCATCTCAGGTGGGAAGCTGGGACGAGTTGATGCTCCAAATGCCAG GCTGACCCGGTACATAGTATTACTCTACTTCACCAAGCTTCTGAAGGCTTTTGGGATATTTGAGTCATACGATCTCCTTAAAGTTGTGCACATTGTACAGTTTCTCTTTATTTTGAAAATGGG GTGTGCAGTGATACTGGTTTTCTTTCAAAAGCCATTTTCATCTGGAAAAATGATCCCCAAGAGACAG TGGATTAAAATCCTCAAGCATGCTGTCATGAGCTGTGTCATCTCACTGTTGGGTTTCTTTGGGTTGACTCTCTGTGGACCACTCAG GACCCTTTTGCTGTTTGAGCACAGTGATCTGGTGGTGATCTCTCTCCTCAGCGTTCTCTTCACCAGCTCTGGAGGGGGACCTTCTAAG actaGGGGAGCTGCTTTCTTCATAATTGCTGTTATCTGCCTATTGCTCTTTGATAATGATGATCTCATGGCAAAAATGGCAGAGCACC CCGAGGGACACCATGACAGTGCTCTTACCCATGCGCTGTACACAGGAATTGCATTTTTAGGTGTGGCGGACCACAAG GGTGGAGTGGTTCTTCTGGTTCTAGCTCTGTGCCTGAAGGTGGCCTTCAACACTGCATCTAGAAAATTATCAGTGGAGATTGGGGGCACAAAACGCCTTTATGCTTTATCTAACCTGGTTTCTGCTGTAGTTCTACTGCCATGGGTCATAGTGCTGTCTGCAACCACTGAG AGCAAGGTAGAATCCTGGTCTGGCCTCATCTTGCCATTCGCCATGATCATCTTCTCTGTGATGATACTGGACTTTTACGTGGAATCCATCTGCATGGCAAAGCTGGAAACCTCACGCTGCGCTCGATATGGCTCCATCTTCCTGTTCCTCAGTGGCCTGCTGCTGGCAAACTTCTGGACCCACCCGCTAACCGACCAGCTCAGAGCCGTGAGTAATCCAGTCCATCAGAGTAGCACTGAGCATGTGCTGTCTGGTGGAGTGCTGGTCAGCGCCTGCTTCTTCATCATGG CTGATAGCATACTGTCAGCCCCATCTTCAAAGGGTCAGAAGGGAACATTGGTGGGTTACTCCCCTGAAGGAACTCCTCTTTACAACTTCATGGGAGATGCGCTCCAGCACACATCCCAGTCTCTGCCTCGCTTCATCAAAGACTCGCTCAAACAGATCCTGGAGGAATATGATTCACGGCAGATCTTCTACTTCCTATGTCTCAACCTG GCCTTCACGTTTGTGGAGCTCTTCTATGGTGTGTGGACCAATAGTCTGGGACTGATCTCTGATGGGTTCCACATGCTGTTTGACTGCTCTGCTTTGGTTCTGGGGTTGTTTGCTGCCCTCATGACCAGATGGAAAGCAACCAGGATATATTCCTATGG GTATGGTCGTGTGGAGATCCTCTCTGGGTTTATCAATGGCCTGTTCCTCATGGTCATAGCTTTTTTCGTGTTTGTGGAGTCAGTAACCAGACTCATCGATCCACCAAACATCAACACAGACATGTTAACA CCAGTGTCTGTTGGGGGACTCCTCGTTAATCTGGTGGGCATCTGTGCCTTCAGTCATGCACACTCCCATGGGGCCTCCAAAGGGAGCTGCTCTGGGCATGACCACGGCCATGGGCACGGAAGTGCAGAACACAGCCACGGAGGACATGGACATAGTCATGGAGGACACGGTCACTCTCACGGCCACGGGCATTCCCATGGGTCTGCTGGAGGGGGAATGAATGCTAATATGCGAG GAGTGTATCTGCATGTGCTTGCTGACACGTTGGGCAGTGTCGGTGTGATTATATCCACTATTCTCATCAAACAGTTTGGATGGCTGATCGCAGATCCTATTTGTTCGCTCTTTATTGCCACACTGATTTTTCTCAGTGTCATTCCTTTATTAAAGGATGCCTGTGAGGTTCTTCTTTTGAGAACGCCACCTCAGCATGAAAAGGACCTTAACTTTGCACTTGAAAAG ATTCAGAAAATTGAAGGTGTTTTATCCTACCGTGATCCACACGTCTGGAGACATTCTGCCAGTGTTATTGCTGGAACCATCCATCTCCAGCTCATGTCTGATGTAGTGGAACAGAGAGTTATTCAACAG GTGTCTGCCGTGTTGAAAGATGCTGGTGTTAACAATCTGACTATTCAGTTGGAAAAAGAAGCCTATTTCCAGCACATGTCTGGCCTGAGCACTGGATTCCACGAAGTTCTAACCATGACGCAACAGATGGAGTccattaaatattataaagatgGCACGTGTATCATGTAA